DNA from candidate division KSB1 bacterium:
CCGGCGCACAAACCAGTATTGATGCGGTCTTTTTGGGTGTCGCGGTTAAGTGTGGCGCTGAGGAGCAAGTGATTCCCTTCTTCGACCGCGGACTTCCCGTAGAATATGAACTCACCCGAAGCATCAGAGTCGTCGCAAAAACCCAGCGAAAGAAAATCGGCGTTTTAAACACCGAAGCTAAATTTTTTGGTGGATTTGATTTTCAAACCATGCGCAGCAACCCGTCCTGGCCGGTTGTTGCAGAATTGAAAAAGCAATATGAAGTCGAACAAGTTTCAGCGACCAGCCCAATCACCGAAAAGTACGACGCTCTTTTAGTTGCTTTACCTTCCTCCCTGCCACAGGAAGAGATGGACAATCTGCTTACCTATATTGAAGCCGGGCACCCCGCTTTACTTTTAGTTGATCCTTTAACCATCATCAACATTGGTCTTTCGCCTTCTGAAAGGGCAGGCTCAAATACAAATCCCTTCATGCGGAATCAAGGCCCGCCGCCAAAAGAAAAGGGTAATATTCAAGGATTGATGACGGCTTTAGGAGTCAACTGGAACAGCAGGCAGGTTGTTTGGGATCAATATAATCCGCATCCTGATTTTGCGCAACTACCGCTGGAATTCGTTTTTGTCGGTGCCAATAATCCGGAGGGATTTAATCAAGAGCACTCCGGAAGCGCTAATCTCCAAGAGTTGATCTTCCTGCATCCGGGGACGCTTAGAAAAGCGGCCAATACCAGCTATGACTTTCAGCCGCTGATAAAATCCACAGTCGCATCCGGATCTCTGATGTATAGTCAACTGGTTCAGCGCAGTTTTTTCGGAGGACCGCAATTAGGGAGACCTCAATTTGGCTACAGACCAAACCCGGCAAATTATACCCTGGCGGCTCATATCAAAGGGGAGACTATCCCGGACACGAGTATAAGTACATCAGAAACACCGAAGAATGTCAATGCAATCGTCATTGCCGACATGGATTTTATTTCGGATCAGTTTTTCCAGATTCGTCAGCAAGCAATTGGAAATCTTAATTTTGATAATGTTTCGTTTTTCCTAAATTGTATGGATGTTTTAATCGGCGACGAGTCTTTTATTGCGCTCCGCAACAAACGGGTTAAACATCGAACACTTGAAAGCATCGAGGGCCGGAAAAGTGATTTTAAAGAACAGCAAATTGCTGAAGAACAACAGGCTGAAAATGAAGCATCCAAAGCCCTCAGTGAAGCGCAAAGAAGACTCACCGAAAAAGTCAACGAGGTAAGGAGCCGCGCCGATCTCGATGAGCGAGCCAAAGACCTTATGGCCAAAAACCTTCAGGAAGTTGAGCAGCGAAAATTTGATGCGCTAAAGGAGAATATCGAAGCAGACAAGGAAGCAAAAATCCAACGCAGCAAGGAAAACATGGAATCCCAAATTCGCAACATTCAGAGTTTTATTAAATCTCTGGCGGTCATATTACCTCCTTTGCCGGTTTTTGTGCTCGGAGCTGTCATTTTCCGCCGCCGTCAAAAGCGCGAAAGAGAAGGCGCCCAGGCAGCTCGTAGGTTAAGAGGTTAAACGAATTATCTAAACGAAATTTGAAAGAGGAATATTTATGAACGAAAGTAAGAAAACCATCATTTTTGCCGGAGTGGCTTTGGCGATAGCCCTGCTGGCGTTTGTCACAACTCCAAGAAGGGTTACACCGGATGCCTTCCTGGATAAGGGTGAGCTCTTCTTCCCGGACTTTAGCGATCCGAATGACGCGACCACCCTCGAAGTCATCGATTATGATGCGGAGACCGGTACCGCTATTCCGTTCAAAGTCACAAATAATAACGGCATTTGGACGATTCCGTCCCATCAGGACTATCCCGCAGATGGTAAGGATCGTCTGGCTAAAACAGCTGCCGGTGTGATCGGGATTAAGAAAGATGAATTCCGTTCGGATAGCCCCGC
Protein-coding regions in this window:
- a CDS encoding Gldg family protein — encoded protein: MNIKLGNFELNINTTVILSIVKRDLRMYFNNPTGYVFLTLFIFLSAFAAFWQERFFLNNLANLDQLNGLFPLLLLFFVPALTMGVWANESKEGTDELLLTLPATDFEIAFGKYLATLGVYTASLVLSFIGHFLILAWLGSPDLGLIIGNYFGYWFTGAALIAVGMLASLLTANATIAFVLGAVFCAFFVYIDAITSLISTTLGDWLEPLGVYRHFGDFARGIVSFSGILYFISIAALMLYLNVLLIGRRHWPVEADGYKMWLHHLVRSVAIVIAVISVNAILARAALRLDVTAEQLHSLSDQTEKLLDEIPDDRPVFIEAFISKNVPQIFVQTRANLLGFLKEIDAVAGNKVQVLIHDTEQFSDDARDAREKFGILARDVPNTTGAQTSIDAVFLGVAVKCGAEEQVIPFFDRGLPVEYELTRSIRVVAKTQRKKIGVLNTEAKFFGGFDFQTMRSNPSWPVVAELKKQYEVEQVSATSPITEKYDALLVALPSSLPQEEMDNLLTYIEAGHPALLLVDPLTIINIGLSPSERAGSNTNPFMRNQGPPPKEKGNIQGLMTALGVNWNSRQVVWDQYNPHPDFAQLPLEFVFVGANNPEGFNQEHSGSANLQELIFLHPGTLRKAANTSYDFQPLIKSTVASGSLMYSQLVQRSFFGGPQLGRPQFGYRPNPANYTLAAHIKGETIPDTSISTSETPKNVNAIVIADMDFISDQFFQIRQQAIGNLNFDNVSFFLNCMDVLIGDESFIALRNKRVKHRTLESIEGRKSDFKEQQIAEEQQAENEASKALSEAQRRLTEKVNEVRSRADLDERAKDLMAKNLQEVEQRKFDALKENIEADKEAKIQRSKENMESQIRNIQSFIKSLAVILPPLPVFVLGAVIFRRRQKREREGAQAARRLRG